In Afipia sp. GAS231, a single window of DNA contains:
- a CDS encoding carboxyl transferase domain-containing protein produces MSFQKLLIANRGEIAIRIARAASETGLESVAIYPADDALSLHVRTADEPHEIPGRGARAYLDIEAVVAAAKATGCDALHPGYGFLSENSALARRCAEEGIVFIGPSPEALDLFGDKGQAKALAKQCRVPIIEGTEGATSLDDVKAFFNSLGEGAAVMIKAIAGGGGRGMRIVDDASKLEEAYARCQSEAKAAFGSDGVYVERLIRNARHIEVQIICDHHGAISHLWERECTIQRRNQKLIEVAPSPSLSESLRTRIIDAAKELAAAANYRNLGTFEFLVDNEAQGKDRGDDKAFAFIEANPRLQVEHTVTEAVLGIDLVQAQLAVADGATLGSLGLAQAYIPKPRGYAMQLRVNMEVMDETGATKPTGGTLSMFDLPSGPGVRVDTFGYSGYKTSAAFDSLLAKVIVHAPGGKWPDVVQKAQRSLREFRIGGVATNIPFLAAILAHPDFAANHVSTGFIDGHAAELVAAAKETTAETLLADAGSAAENGAPVTEIPATGPAGSVPVPAPLQGTIVAIEVREGDLVRPGQQIAVLESMKMEHLVTAPHGGKVTKVIAGVGVTLMQDEAILYLEPAEIDAHDVIEEETVDLDHIRPDLAEMIARHAITLDENRPASVERRRKTNQRTARENVAQLVDEGSFVEYGSLAIAAQRRRRKVDDLIMNTPADGLISGVATVNAEKFGPEAARCMVISYDYTVLAGTQGHMNHKKIDRMLSLTEQWKLPLVFYAEGGGGRPGDTDRLGLTGLDGPSFVQFARLSGLVPVVGVVSGYCFAGNAAMLGCCDVIIATKNASIGMGGPAMIEGGGLGVYHPAEVGPVSFQSPNGVIDILVEDEEEATSVAQKYLSYFQGAVKDWKAPDQRLLRRAIPENRLRVYDIRNVIDGLADEGSVLEIRRDFGVGMITAFIRIEGKPFGLIANNPKHLGGAIDAAAGDKAGRFLQLCDAFDIPIVSLCDTPGFMVGPEAEKTAIVRHVARMFVTGASITVPLFGIVLRKGYGLGAQAMIGGGFHASFFTVAWPTGEFGGMGLEGYVRLGFRKEMEAIADPTERENWYKAKVAEMYDRGKALSIASVLEIDEVIDPADTRHWIMSGLRSVPKPEARTEKKRPCIDAW; encoded by the coding sequence ATGTCCTTTCAGAAATTGCTGATCGCCAACCGCGGCGAGATCGCCATTCGCATCGCGCGGGCCGCGAGTGAAACCGGCTTGGAGTCGGTTGCGATCTATCCGGCCGACGACGCGCTGTCGCTGCATGTCCGCACCGCCGATGAGCCCCACGAAATCCCGGGGCGGGGCGCGCGGGCCTATCTCGACATCGAGGCGGTGGTGGCGGCGGCGAAGGCCACCGGCTGCGATGCGCTGCATCCCGGTTACGGCTTCCTCAGCGAGAACTCCGCGCTGGCGCGGCGCTGCGCCGAGGAAGGCATCGTCTTCATCGGCCCGTCGCCCGAGGCGCTCGATCTGTTCGGCGACAAGGGACAGGCCAAGGCGCTGGCGAAGCAGTGCCGCGTGCCGATCATCGAGGGCACTGAGGGCGCGACCAGCCTCGACGACGTCAAGGCGTTTTTTAACTCGCTGGGCGAGGGCGCCGCCGTCATGATCAAGGCCATCGCCGGCGGCGGCGGCCGCGGCATGCGCATCGTCGATGACGCGTCGAAGCTGGAAGAGGCCTATGCGCGCTGCCAGTCCGAGGCCAAGGCCGCCTTCGGCAGCGATGGCGTCTATGTCGAGCGTCTGATTCGCAATGCCCGCCACATCGAAGTGCAGATCATCTGCGACCACCACGGCGCGATCAGCCATCTCTGGGAGCGCGAATGCACGATCCAGCGCCGCAACCAGAAACTGATCGAGGTGGCGCCGAGCCCGTCGCTGAGTGAGAGCCTGCGTACACGTATCATCGATGCCGCCAAGGAGCTGGCGGCCGCCGCGAACTACCGCAATCTCGGCACCTTCGAATTCCTGGTCGATAACGAGGCCCAAGGAAAAGATAGAGGCGACGACAAGGCGTTCGCTTTCATCGAGGCCAATCCGCGGCTGCAGGTCGAGCATACCGTGACCGAGGCGGTGCTCGGCATCGACCTGGTGCAAGCGCAGCTTGCGGTGGCTGATGGAGCCACGCTGGGCTCACTCGGTCTGGCACAGGCCTATATCCCGAAGCCGCGCGGCTACGCGATGCAGCTCCGCGTCAACATGGAGGTGATGGACGAGACCGGCGCCACCAAGCCGACCGGCGGCACGCTGTCGATGTTCGACCTGCCGTCCGGCCCCGGCGTCCGCGTCGATACGTTCGGCTACTCCGGCTATAAGACCAGCGCCGCCTTCGACTCGCTGCTGGCGAAAGTGATCGTGCATGCGCCGGGCGGGAAATGGCCCGACGTGGTGCAAAAGGCGCAGCGTTCGCTGCGCGAATTCCGGATCGGTGGCGTCGCCACCAATATTCCGTTCCTGGCCGCAATCCTGGCGCATCCGGATTTTGCCGCCAACCATGTCAGCACCGGCTTCATCGATGGGCATGCGGCCGAGCTGGTAGCTGCGGCAAAGGAGACTACGGCGGAGACATTGCTCGCCGATGCCGGAAGCGCTGCGGAGAACGGCGCGCCCGTCACCGAAATCCCGGCGACCGGCCCGGCTGGTTCCGTTCCAGTCCCGGCGCCGCTGCAAGGGACCATCGTTGCAATCGAGGTGCGGGAAGGCGACCTGGTGCGCCCCGGCCAGCAGATCGCCGTGCTCGAATCCATGAAGATGGAGCATCTGGTGACGGCGCCACATGGCGGCAAGGTGACGAAGGTGATTGCCGGCGTCGGCGTCACCCTGATGCAGGACGAGGCCATTCTCTATCTCGAACCCGCCGAGATCGATGCCCATGACGTGATCGAGGAAGAGACCGTCGATCTCGATCACATCCGCCCTGATCTGGCCGAAATGATCGCGCGTCACGCCATCACGCTCGACGAGAACCGCCCGGCCTCGGTCGAGCGCCGCCGCAAGACCAACCAGCGCACCGCGCGCGAGAACGTCGCGCAACTGGTCGATGAAGGCTCGTTCGTCGAATACGGCTCGCTGGCGATCGCCGCCCAGCGCCGCCGCCGCAAGGTCGACGATCTCATCATGAACACGCCGGCCGACGGCCTGATCTCCGGCGTCGCCACCGTCAACGCCGAAAAATTCGGCCCTGAAGCCGCGCGCTGCATGGTGATCTCCTACGACTACACCGTACTGGCCGGCACCCAGGGCCACATGAACCACAAGAAGATCGACCGCATGCTGAGCCTCACCGAGCAGTGGAAGCTGCCGCTGGTGTTCTATGCCGAAGGCGGCGGCGGCCGTCCCGGCGATACCGACCGGCTCGGCCTGACCGGCCTCGACGGGCCGTCGTTCGTGCAGTTCGCCAGATTGTCAGGGCTGGTGCCCGTCGTCGGTGTCGTGTCCGGCTATTGCTTCGCCGGCAACGCCGCGATGCTCGGTTGCTGTGACGTCATCATAGCCACGAAAAACGCGTCGATCGGCATGGGCGGCCCGGCGATGATCGAGGGCGGCGGCCTTGGCGTCTATCATCCGGCCGAAGTCGGCCCGGTGTCGTTCCAGTCGCCGAACGGCGTGATCGATATTCTGGTCGAGGACGAGGAGGAGGCGACTTCGGTCGCGCAAAAATACCTGTCGTATTTCCAGGGCGCGGTGAAGGACTGGAAAGCGCCGGACCAGCGGCTGTTGCGTCGGGCGATCCCTGAAAACCGGCTGCGGGTCTATGATATCAGGAACGTGATCGATGGGCTCGCCGATGAAGGCTCGGTGCTGGAAATCCGCAGGGATTTCGGCGTCGGCATGATCACGGCTTTCATCCGTATCGAAGGCAAGCCGTTCGGCTTGATTGCCAACAACCCGAAACATCTCGGCGGCGCGATCGATGCCGCCGCGGGCGACAAGGCCGGGCGCTTCCTGCAGCTCTGCGACGCCTTTGATATTCCGATCGTGTCGCTGTGCGATACGCCGGGCTTCATGGTCGGTCCCGAAGCGGAAAAGACCGCGATCGTGCGCCACGTCGCGCGCATGTTCGTCACCGGCGCCAGCATTACCGTGCCGCTGTTCGGCATCGTGCTCCGGAAGGGTTATGGCTTGGGTGCCCAGGCGATGATCGGCGGCGGCTTCCACGCCTCGTTCTTCACCGTGGCGTGGCCGACCGGCGAGTTCGG